Within the Halobaculum limi genome, the region AAGACGAGATCAGTCGACGGTAACGGCGAGCGCGGCGATACCGGACCGCGCGGACCCGTTCGACGCGATTCGCCGCCTTCGATCGCAGCGAGGAGCGGCGTTATCCGCGCTTGAAGCCGATGAAGAAGCCGCCGGTGAAGCCCGCCGAGACGGACAGCGTCGAGAGGATGCTCTGCACCCACGTCGGGGGCTGGTTCGCGGTCGCGGCTTCCCCTGCGGACATGAACGTCGCGCCGAGTTTGTCCCAGTTGACCGTCAGGACGCCGCGGGATTCGAGGAACTTGAACAACGCGAGTTCGAGGCCGACGATCACCGCGAGGAGTTTCGCGATCTTCTTGGCCGCGAACCCGATGATGCCGCCGACGACCGCGCCGGTCCCGAGTTCGAGGCCGAGTTTCTGCGGGTCGATGCCCAACTGTGCGATCACGTCGAACGCTGGCATACCACCGGTTCGGCCGTCTGCGG harbors:
- a CDS encoding FUN14 domain-containing protein, encoding MPAFDVIAQLGIDPQKLGLELGTGAVVGGIIGFAAKKIAKLLAVIVGLELALFKFLESRGVLTVNWDKLGATFMSAGEAATANQPPTWVQSILSTLSVSAGFTGGFFIGFKRG